From the Nonlabens marinus S1-08 genome, one window contains:
- a CDS encoding lysophospholipid acyltransferase family protein, whose protein sequence is MKWMRFILMPLYRIWFYFLLGAPIILLFPVLLVLTISEKTYAQFFRVAQLWAVIVIYGMFWWPVIDRGAQMKKGVSYMLVANHTSMTDIMLMLMVARNPFVFVGKAELAKIPIFGFFYKRTCILVDRKDANSRLAVFKSASARLASGVGICIFPEGGVPVDRSIVLDNFKDGAFRLAIEHQIPVVPMSFYDNKKRFPFSFFHGSPGIMRVKTHEILETKGMQLSGDKVRFRESVRAIMLNDLLKNK, encoded by the coding sequence ATGAAATGGATGCGATTTATTTTAATGCCTTTGTACAGGATCTGGTTCTACTTCCTTTTAGGGGCACCTATTATCCTCTTGTTTCCAGTCCTTCTTGTATTGACCATTTCAGAAAAGACCTATGCTCAATTTTTCAGGGTGGCGCAATTGTGGGCTGTAATTGTTATCTATGGCATGTTTTGGTGGCCAGTCATTGATAGAGGCGCGCAGATGAAAAAAGGTGTCAGCTATATGCTGGTGGCTAATCATACGAGTATGACAGATATCATGTTAATGTTGATGGTCGCAAGAAACCCTTTTGTGTTTGTAGGAAAGGCAGAACTGGCAAAAATCCCCATTTTTGGTTTCTTTTATAAGCGCACTTGTATACTGGTCGACCGCAAGGACGCGAATAGCCGTCTAGCCGTTTTTAAGAGCGCTAGCGCTAGATTAGCCTCTGGTGTGGGTATTTGCATTTTTCCCGAGGGCGGTGTGCCTGTAGATCGCTCGATAGTATTGGATAACTTTAAGGATGGAGCTTTCCGGCTGGCTATTGAGCACCAGATACCGGTAGTACCCATGAGTTTTTATGATAACAAGAAGCGATTTCCTTTTTCCTTTTTCCATGGATCTCCAGGAATCATGCGTGTCAAAACTCATGAAATTCTAGAAACTAAAGGCATGCAGTTATCGGGTGATAAAGTTCGCTTTCGCGAAAGCGTAAGAGCTATCATGCTCAACGATCTATTAAAAAATAAGTAA
- the trpS gene encoding tryptophan--tRNA ligase, protein MSRVLTGIQSTGIPHLGNLLGAILPAIEMSQQSDNDSFLFIADLHSLTQIKDGETLRENTYATAATWLACGLDTTRSTFYRQSDVPQVTELNWYLNCFYPYQRLTLAHSFKDKSDRLSDVNAGLFTYPMLMAADILLYDAEVVPVGKDQLQHLEMARDVAGRFNNQMGDTLIEPDARIQEETMYVPGTDGEKMSKSRGNLINIFLPEKQLKKQVMAIETDSTPLEEPKDPDTCNVFAIYKLLATPEQVLEMRANYEGGNYGYGHAKKALLEVILVKFASARERFNHFMSNKHEIDAALEEGAAKAARVANEVLNRVRVKLGY, encoded by the coding sequence ATGTCTAGAGTACTTACTGGAATACAATCTACTGGAATACCTCACTTAGGAAACTTACTGGGTGCTATCCTGCCTGCCATTGAAATGTCGCAACAATCAGATAATGATTCTTTCCTATTTATAGCAGACCTACACTCCCTTACTCAAATCAAGGATGGTGAAACCTTAAGAGAAAACACCTATGCCACTGCTGCAACCTGGTTAGCTTGTGGTCTGGATACCACTCGTTCCACGTTTTACAGACAAAGCGATGTTCCCCAAGTAACGGAATTGAATTGGTACCTCAACTGTTTTTATCCCTATCAGCGATTGACTTTGGCGCACAGTTTTAAAGATAAGTCTGACCGTTTGAGTGATGTGAATGCCGGATTATTCACCTATCCCATGTTGATGGCAGCAGATATCTTATTGTACGATGCTGAAGTTGTTCCTGTAGGTAAAGATCAGTTACAACACCTTGAAATGGCTCGCGATGTCGCTGGTCGTTTTAATAATCAAATGGGAGATACCTTGATTGAACCTGATGCTAGAATTCAAGAAGAAACCATGTATGTTCCTGGAACTGATGGTGAAAAAATGAGTAAATCAAGAGGGAATCTGATCAACATCTTTCTTCCAGAAAAACAACTGAAAAAGCAAGTCATGGCTATTGAAACAGATAGCACACCATTAGAAGAGCCTAAGGACCCTGATACTTGTAATGTGTTTGCCATATATAAATTACTAGCCACTCCTGAGCAAGTCCTAGAAATGCGAGCCAATTATGAAGGAGGGAACTATGGTTATGGTCATGCAAAGAAAGCTTTGCTAGAAGTAATCCTGGTGAAATTTGCTAGCGCCAGAGAGCGATTCAATCACTTTATGTCTAACAAACATGAGATTGATGCGGCACTGGAAGAAGGTGCTGCTAAAGCCGCTCGCGTTGCGAATGAAGTTTTGAATAGAGTACGAGTGAAATTAGGATACTAA
- a CDS encoding DNA-processing protein DprA produces the protein MDQQELLALLALKKAPLIGDIMAKKLIRTFGSATAVFEQPYRQIAAIEGIGDKKAEFIKVKDLFSKAEKELKFIEENNLKYRVYYNDDYPERLQYCVDGPIIFFENGKIDWSNPYTLSIVGTRQITSQGSAFLEKFIAEIAPLKPMIISGYAYGVDILAHKLAIEHGLQTIAVMAHGLNQTYPRNHVAHNKDVKNNGGFVTDFWSTDTFDRKNFLGRNRIIAGLSEATVVIESADKGGSLVTAGLAGDYNREVFAVPGRLNDKYAAGCNDLIKQSKAHMLTKTADIPYILGWQESKVAVQKQLFVELNEDEKMIYAFLKDNEKEMLDIIALNLKMPVHKLASILMSMELKGVVKPLPGKLFMLA, from the coding sequence ATGGACCAGCAGGAATTACTAGCATTACTTGCTTTGAAAAAGGCGCCGCTTATAGGCGATATCATGGCTAAAAAACTGATCCGCACTTTTGGTAGTGCGACCGCAGTTTTTGAGCAACCATACCGGCAGATTGCTGCCATTGAAGGAATCGGCGATAAGAAAGCCGAGTTTATCAAGGTGAAAGATCTTTTCTCTAAAGCAGAGAAAGAGCTCAAATTCATTGAGGAAAACAATCTTAAGTATCGTGTTTATTACAACGATGATTATCCAGAGCGCTTGCAATACTGCGTGGATGGACCTATCATTTTCTTTGAGAATGGAAAAATCGATTGGAGCAATCCATATACCTTAAGTATTGTAGGAACCCGGCAAATCACCAGTCAAGGGAGCGCTTTCTTAGAAAAATTCATAGCTGAAATCGCACCGCTGAAACCTATGATCATTAGCGGTTATGCTTATGGGGTAGATATTCTTGCACATAAACTAGCGATAGAACACGGCTTGCAAACTATTGCTGTGATGGCTCATGGGCTCAATCAAACCTACCCACGCAATCATGTGGCTCACAATAAGGACGTTAAAAACAATGGTGGTTTTGTGACTGATTTCTGGAGTACAGACACTTTTGATCGCAAAAACTTTTTAGGCCGCAATCGCATCATCGCTGGTTTAAGCGAAGCGACCGTGGTCATTGAAAGTGCGGATAAAGGGGGTTCTTTAGTAACTGCAGGTCTTGCAGGCGATTACAATCGGGAAGTTTTTGCCGTTCCTGGAAGGCTCAATGATAAATATGCCGCTGGCTGCAACGATCTGATCAAACAGTCTAAAGCGCACATGCTTACTAAAACAGCCGATATCCCTTACATCCTAGGCTGGCAAGAAAGTAAGGTAGCCGTCCAGAAACAGTTGTTTGTTGAACTGAACGAGGATGAAAAGATGATCTATGCCTTCTTGAAAGACAACGAGAAAGAAATGCTGGACATTATCGCTCTCAACTTAAAAATGCCTGTTCATAAACTTGCCTCCATCCTTATGTCGATGGAATTGAAGGGCGTGGTAAAACCACTACCTGGCAAATTGTTTATGCTGGCTTAA
- a CDS encoding peptidoglycan DD-metalloendopeptidase family protein, translating to MAFKYLIDPQYPAVDYFHIDLSINNPFWDTNDVSDIPIFEEYLAKKRIENNKFVAHGGYKEQRALYRRSARFQDGAVRDVHMGIDLWAPAGASVHAIMDGTIHSFADNDDTGNYGPTLILEHDYQDKKLYSLYGHLSKSNMQDWEVGVRFRESEQIATLGTPLENGGYSPHLHFQLMTDMQGHKGDFPGVLAEDDLQNYSGVILDPNPFIFG from the coding sequence ATGGCGTTTAAATACCTTATCGACCCGCAATATCCAGCGGTTGATTATTTCCACATCGACCTATCCATCAATAATCCATTTTGGGATACAAACGACGTAAGCGATATCCCGATTTTTGAGGAGTACCTCGCCAAAAAGCGCATTGAAAACAACAAATTTGTAGCGCATGGAGGCTACAAGGAACAACGGGCTTTGTACCGCAGGTCAGCTAGATTTCAAGACGGTGCTGTACGCGATGTCCACATGGGGATCGATTTGTGGGCACCAGCAGGAGCTAGCGTTCACGCCATCATGGACGGTACCATCCATTCGTTTGCAGACAATGATGACACAGGCAATTATGGCCCGACCCTTATTCTAGAGCATGATTACCAAGATAAAAAACTGTATAGTCTCTATGGTCATTTATCCAAATCAAATATGCAGGATTGGGAAGTGGGAGTTCGCTTTCGCGAAAGCGAACAAATAGCAACTCTAGGCACGCCACTAGAAAATGGCGGTTATTCACCACACTTGCACTTTCAGCTGATGACTGATATGCAAGGTCACAAGGGAGATTTCCCAGGTGTCTTGGCAGAAGACGATTTACAAAATTATTCAGGCGTTATTTTAGATCCTAATCCGTTTATCTTCGGTTAA
- a CDS encoding CoA transferase subunit B: MLDKIGIAKRIAQEVKDGYYVNLGIGIPTLVANYVPDGIDVEFQSENGVLGMGPFPFDGQEDADIINAGKQTITTLPGASFFDSATSFGMIRGQHVDLTILGAMEVSEDGDIANWKIPGKMVKGMGGAMDLVASAENIIVAMMHTNRAGESKLLKKCSLPLTGVNCITKVVSNLAVLEITDKGFKLLERAPGVSVEEIQKATEGTLIVEGEIPEMSI; the protein is encoded by the coding sequence ATGTTAGATAAAATAGGCATTGCTAAAAGAATCGCCCAAGAAGTAAAAGACGGTTACTACGTCAATCTGGGAATAGGTATACCAACCTTAGTGGCCAACTACGTCCCAGATGGAATCGATGTAGAATTCCAGTCAGAAAATGGTGTTCTAGGAATGGGGCCTTTTCCTTTTGATGGTCAGGAGGATGCAGATATCATTAATGCGGGTAAGCAAACCATTACCACGTTGCCGGGCGCTAGTTTTTTTGATAGTGCAACCAGCTTTGGAATGATACGCGGGCAGCATGTAGACCTTACCATACTAGGCGCCATGGAAGTCTCTGAAGACGGTGATATTGCCAACTGGAAAATACCAGGTAAAATGGTGAAAGGAATGGGTGGCGCCATGGATCTAGTTGCCAGTGCAGAGAATATTATTGTTGCGATGATGCATACGAACCGCGCTGGAGAATCCAAACTTCTTAAAAAATGTTCCTTGCCACTTACTGGCGTTAATTGCATTACTAAGGTTGTTTCAAATCTCGCCGTATTAGAGATCACTGATAAAGGTTTCAAGTTGCTAGAGCGCGCGCCAGGAGTGAGCGTGGAAGAAATTCAAAAAGCAACCGAAGGAACTCTGATTGTAGAGGGAGAAATTCCTGAAATGAGTATTTAA
- a CDS encoding four helix bundle protein yields the protein MRNIKDNPIVNMTFNFSLNIIEFVQQLKQQKDWDLASQLFRSGTSIGSNVWEAQNAESSKDFIHKFKISAKECDETEYWLALCKASVHLPTPEEKLFTDRESISKVLSKIIGTTKRNMNR from the coding sequence GTGAGAAATATAAAGGATAATCCAATTGTAAATATGACATTCAATTTCTCGTTGAATATTATTGAGTTTGTACAGCAGTTGAAGCAACAGAAAGACTGGGATCTCGCCTCACAATTATTCAGATCTGGAACTAGTATAGGCTCAAACGTATGGGAAGCGCAAAATGCAGAAAGTTCAAAGGACTTTATCCACAAGTTTAAGATATCTGCTAAGGAATGTGATGAAACAGAATATTGGTTAGCGTTATGTAAAGCATCTGTACATCTTCCAACACCAGAAGAAAAACTTTTTACTGATAGAGAATCTATTTCCAAAGTCCTTTCAAAGATCATCGGAACAACAAAGAGAAATATGAACAGATAA
- a CDS encoding CoA transferase subunit A: MINRTVASVKEALAGVESGMTLMVGGFGLSGIPENSIAQLVELGVTDLTCISNNAGVDDFGLGLLLQGKQIKKMISSYVGENDEFERQMLSGELEVELIPQGTLAERCRAAQAGIPAFYTPAGYGTEVAEGKEEREFNGKPHILEHAFKADFALVKAWKGDTAGNLIFKGTARNFNPVMCGAATITVAEVEELVPAGELDPNQIHIPGIFVKRIFQGAKYEKRIEQRTTRKRG; encoded by the coding sequence ATGATTAATAGAACAGTGGCAAGCGTGAAGGAAGCGCTGGCTGGCGTAGAGAGCGGGATGACGTTGATGGTTGGCGGTTTTGGACTTTCTGGAATACCAGAAAACAGTATCGCTCAGTTGGTAGAGTTAGGAGTGACTGACTTGACTTGTATTTCGAACAATGCGGGAGTGGATGATTTTGGTTTAGGCTTGTTGTTGCAAGGCAAACAAATCAAAAAAATGATCTCTTCTTATGTGGGTGAAAACGACGAGTTTGAACGCCAGATGTTAAGCGGTGAGCTAGAAGTAGAGCTCATCCCTCAAGGAACATTAGCCGAACGTTGTCGAGCTGCCCAGGCAGGGATACCAGCATTCTACACACCAGCAGGTTACGGTACTGAGGTGGCGGAAGGCAAGGAAGAACGCGAATTCAACGGTAAACCTCATATTCTAGAACATGCTTTCAAGGCTGACTTTGCTTTAGTAAAAGCCTGGAAAGGCGATACCGCAGGAAATCTAATCTTTAAAGGAACAGCGAGAAACTTCAATCCAGTCATGTGTGGTGCTGCAACAATTACCGTTGCTGAGGTTGAGGAGCTCGTCCCTGCTGGTGAACTAGACCCTAACCAGATTCATATTCCTGGAATATTTGTCAAGCGTATTTTTCAAGGGGCTAAGTATGAGAAACGTATTGAGCAGAGAACTACGAGAAAGCGAGGCTAA
- a CDS encoding ferredoxin--NADP reductase: MTFHELSIQQVTKVTPRAVEIIFDIPQSLQNEFEYKAGQYLTLKATVDGQDVRRAYSISSAPSDADLKVVVKAVDKGLFSNYAMKLRAGDTLEVAPPEGMFVYDKEDNKDILLVAAGSGITPIMSILKTALASNAAGKVALIYGNQTESQTIYLEQLNDLKDAYEDRLVLKYCFSREERQDALFGRVNKANLNYFLNQDCDGLAFAKAYLCGPEEMIQMTQLNLEEKGILSKEDINFELFTTADSDIEITEDSHLSEITVILDDEQHSFTMRRDETLLDVMLKNDIDAPYSCQGGICSSCVGLIEEGEVKMRKNAILTDAEVADGLTLTCQACPTSAKVQVNFDEV, encoded by the coding sequence ATGACCTTTCACGAATTAAGCATCCAACAAGTAACTAAAGTCACTCCACGAGCTGTGGAAATTATCTTTGATATACCACAAAGTTTACAAAACGAGTTTGAATATAAAGCGGGCCAGTATTTAACCCTCAAAGCGACAGTGGATGGTCAGGATGTACGACGTGCTTATTCTATAAGCAGCGCACCCTCAGATGCTGATTTAAAAGTGGTCGTAAAAGCGGTAGATAAAGGACTTTTTTCTAACTATGCCATGAAACTGCGAGCTGGAGACACCTTAGAAGTAGCACCTCCAGAAGGAATGTTTGTTTACGATAAAGAAGATAACAAAGACATTTTGCTAGTCGCTGCAGGGAGTGGAATCACACCCATCATGTCAATTTTGAAAACAGCCCTCGCATCAAATGCTGCAGGTAAAGTAGCCTTGATCTATGGGAATCAAACTGAGAGCCAGACCATCTACCTAGAGCAGCTTAATGATTTGAAAGATGCTTATGAAGATCGATTGGTTTTAAAATACTGCTTCAGTCGGGAAGAACGTCAGGATGCGTTATTCGGGCGAGTGAATAAAGCCAACTTAAACTATTTCTTGAACCAGGATTGTGATGGGCTCGCTTTCGCGAAAGCGTACTTATGCGGCCCTGAGGAAATGATACAAATGACACAGCTCAACCTGGAAGAAAAAGGAATTTTATCTAAGGAAGACATCAATTTTGAACTTTTTACTACAGCGGACAGCGATATAGAAATTACAGAAGACAGCCACCTCTCTGAAATTACCGTAATCCTGGACGATGAGCAGCACAGTTTTACCATGCGTCGCGATGAGACCTTGCTGGATGTGATGTTGAAAAATGACATTGATGCTCCTTATTCTTGTCAAGGCGGTATATGCAGTTCATGTGTTGGTTTAATTGAAGAAGGCGAGGTCAAAATGCGTAAAAACGCCATCCTTACTGATGCAGAAGTAGCAGATGGTCTAACGCTTACTTGTCAAGCGTGCCCTACAAGTGCAAAGGTTCAGGTAAACTTTGATGAAGTGTAG
- a CDS encoding DUF5687 family protein, which produces MFLQFASLEWKSFTRSAAFKQNLFFKIFIGFFAVLFLLEFAALGAGSFYILENFIEDGKILASDPFAVVNKFLIYWFVVDLMFRYFMQKMPVANIKPLLYLPFTKGKIVKYALGKTVISFFNILPAFFFVPFSLVLLIEGYSPLGVISWHLAMLSITLLLNFLNVFLNNLNQVFYPVLVIVVALGFTQYYGYFDVTEYTQPFFKFFFNQSWSFIVPLILAAPAANYAYTYFRQQLYLDAGLSVKGEKVTTENLDFLNRFGKMAVYLKNDVKLIKRNKRARTTFIMGFLFMFYGLYFIAVGQGEWMKVFAALFCTGGFLFSFGGLVPSWDSSYYKLMMAQNIPYREFLLSKWWLMVAVTAASTVLSCFYVYFGIEWLWAILAGSVYNIGLNASVTLLGGAFVKTPIDLTSNKKAFGDSKAFNFKTVLLIIPKMVLPVIIYYAFTFMFNSNVGFIAIAATGLLGLLFRNKILTLTENIYKNEKYDTIAAYAQKD; this is translated from the coding sequence ATGTTCCTACAATTTGCCAGTTTAGAATGGAAAAGCTTCACAAGATCTGCGGCTTTTAAACAAAATCTATTCTTTAAAATATTCATCGGTTTTTTTGCGGTGCTGTTTTTATTAGAATTTGCAGCCCTAGGTGCTGGGAGTTTTTACATTCTTGAAAACTTTATTGAAGATGGAAAGATTCTCGCTAGCGATCCATTTGCGGTAGTGAACAAGTTTTTAATTTATTGGTTTGTGGTGGATCTAATGTTCCGCTATTTTATGCAGAAGATGCCGGTGGCCAATATCAAGCCACTGCTGTATTTGCCTTTTACTAAAGGTAAAATTGTGAAATACGCGCTGGGCAAAACTGTAATTTCCTTTTTCAATATTTTACCAGCTTTCTTTTTTGTACCGTTTTCATTAGTTCTTTTAATTGAAGGTTATAGCCCGCTGGGAGTCATTAGCTGGCACCTTGCCATGCTTTCTATAACATTGCTTCTCAACTTTTTGAATGTTTTCCTTAACAATTTGAACCAGGTGTTTTATCCGGTGCTGGTAATTGTAGTCGCTCTAGGGTTTACGCAATACTATGGGTATTTTGATGTGACAGAGTACACACAGCCTTTCTTTAAGTTTTTCTTTAATCAGTCTTGGAGTTTTATTGTTCCTCTAATTCTTGCAGCACCGGCTGCCAATTATGCTTACACCTATTTTAGACAACAACTGTATCTGGATGCTGGACTAAGCGTAAAAGGAGAAAAGGTCACTACGGAAAACTTAGATTTCTTAAACCGTTTTGGAAAAATGGCGGTGTATCTTAAAAATGATGTGAAACTCATCAAGCGTAACAAGCGGGCCAGAACCACTTTTATTATGGGGTTCTTGTTTATGTTTTACGGCTTGTACTTTATCGCTGTAGGTCAAGGCGAGTGGATGAAGGTCTTTGCCGCATTGTTTTGTACAGGAGGATTCTTATTCAGTTTTGGAGGACTTGTTCCCTCCTGGGACAGCAGCTACTATAAATTAATGATGGCCCAAAATATTCCTTATAGAGAGTTTTTATTGAGCAAATGGTGGCTCATGGTAGCAGTGACGGCTGCAAGTACGGTGTTGAGCTGTTTTTATGTGTATTTCGGGATTGAATGGTTGTGGGCAATTCTTGCGGGTTCGGTGTACAACATAGGTTTGAATGCTTCTGTAACCTTGCTGGGTGGTGCTTTTGTAAAGACACCTATTGATTTGACTAGTAACAAAAAAGCCTTCGGTGATAGTAAGGCCTTTAATTTCAAAACAGTGCTGCTCATCATTCCTAAAATGGTGCTTCCCGTCATTATTTATTATGCCTTCACTTTTATGTTCAACAGCAATGTTGGCTTTATAGCTATTGCAGCCACAGGATTACTAGGATTATTATTCCGAAATAAAATTTTGACGCTCACTGAAAATATTTATAAAAACGAGAAGTACGATACGATTGCCGCATATGCACAAAAGGATTGA
- a CDS encoding ABC transporter ATP-binding protein: MININNLSKKYNDTTVLDIESLQLQKGQSVGLVGNNGAGKTTLFSLLLDLIEPTTGHIVSNGVQVNESEDWKPFTSAFVDESFLIGYLTPEEYFYFIGELRGQNKADIDALMIKHADFFNGEAIGQKKYLRDLSKGNQKKVGIIAALIGDPEVIILDEPFANLDPSTQIRLKAIIKDLSENPNVTMLISSHDLIHVTEVAQRVVLLEKGKVVMDQVKDAATFGQLEKYFMGISELHAVPTEAELQPVTNEEE; encoded by the coding sequence ATGATAAACATCAACAACCTTTCTAAAAAATACAACGATACTACTGTTCTCGATATTGAGAGTCTTCAATTGCAAAAAGGTCAGTCTGTAGGGCTGGTAGGAAATAATGGTGCTGGAAAAACGACCCTATTTTCTTTATTGTTGGATTTGATCGAACCTACTACAGGACACATTGTTTCTAACGGTGTACAAGTGAACGAAAGCGAGGACTGGAAGCCTTTTACCAGCGCCTTTGTGGATGAAAGCTTTTTGATAGGTTACTTAACGCCTGAGGAATATTTCTACTTCATAGGAGAACTGCGAGGTCAAAATAAGGCAGACATTGATGCATTGATGATCAAGCATGCCGATTTCTTTAATGGCGAGGCGATAGGTCAGAAAAAATACTTGAGGGATTTGTCTAAAGGAAACCAAAAGAAGGTAGGTATCATTGCGGCCCTTATCGGTGACCCTGAAGTAATCATTTTAGATGAGCCCTTTGCAAATCTGGATCCTTCTACTCAAATACGCTTAAAAGCCATCATCAAGGATTTGTCTGAAAATCCTAATGTCACCATGCTTATCTCTAGCCATGACCTGATTCATGTGACTGAGGTGGCGCAACGTGTTGTTTTATTAGAAAAAGGTAAAGTGGTGATGGATCAGGTGAAGGATGCAGCTACCTTTGGCCAGCTGGAAAAATACTTTATGGGAATTAGTGAACTCCACGCCGTTCCCACGGAAGCGGAATTACAGCCAGTAACAAATGAAGAAGAATAA
- a CDS encoding DUF2200 domain-containing protein translates to MKVTAEHNERVAKMKFSSVYPHYVTKVEKKGRSIAELHQVIEWLTGYGENRLQDFIEGDATFKTFFEEATLNPNAHLIKGVICGYRIEEIDNPLTRQVRYLDKLVEELARGRKMEKILR, encoded by the coding sequence ATGAAGGTCACAGCTGAACATAACGAACGTGTAGCAAAAATGAAGTTTTCATCTGTGTACCCACATTATGTGACAAAAGTGGAGAAGAAAGGAAGATCAATAGCAGAATTGCATCAGGTCATTGAATGGTTGACCGGTTATGGTGAAAATAGATTACAGGATTTTATTGAAGGAGACGCAACTTTTAAAACATTTTTTGAAGAGGCAACCCTCAACCCTAATGCCCATCTTATAAAGGGCGTTATCTGCGGTTACCGAATTGAAGAGATAGACAATCCATTAACCCGACAAGTGCGCTATCTGGATAAGCTAGTGGAAGAACTTGCTCGCGGCCGTAAGATGGAAAAGATATTGCGATAA